One part of the Oligoflexus sp. genome encodes these proteins:
- a CDS encoding CbiX/SirB N-terminal domain-containing protein — protein sequence MSFATVIVGHGSRDAEAEAAFLQWMDLYRSRHPGRSFAHAFLELSPPFIGEVLREQAAQNDDIVVVPLSLLPAAHVKNDIPLAITSLRQEFPQHRLTVTPALGLHAALVQALQQQIECCAGFDPKEWTLLVVGRGASDPDANSQLYQIARVLAESAGMRQLEIAFVGITWPRLDEVLQRLARLKPKGILMVPYLLFPGVLATRIGQMFDTFVAQHPWIRGERVGPLGVTTALCEAVEDRIADARGTPRYALPCVSCQYRVPLGALQEQVGGMKSLLWSVRHQATHQQGKPHQHAHAPLKKHVLVCTNHDCNNKGSTVIAETMQRELRKLSLHREYRVTRTSCLGRCGEGPTVAVYPDGIWYRNFQKEDVPALVAQHLQKDQLLSERIDSIL from the coding sequence GCGACCGTGATTGTTGGACACGGAAGTCGCGATGCTGAAGCCGAAGCCGCCTTTTTGCAGTGGATGGATCTTTACAGGTCGCGACATCCAGGGCGGAGCTTTGCGCACGCATTTTTGGAATTGAGCCCACCTTTCATCGGTGAGGTTCTGCGCGAGCAGGCCGCACAGAATGATGACATCGTGGTGGTCCCTCTGAGTCTTCTGCCTGCTGCTCATGTGAAGAATGATATACCGCTGGCCATCACAAGTTTGCGTCAGGAATTTCCGCAGCATCGACTGACCGTCACGCCCGCGCTGGGTCTGCATGCGGCTCTGGTTCAGGCCCTGCAGCAGCAAATCGAGTGCTGCGCGGGATTCGATCCCAAGGAATGGACGCTGCTGGTGGTGGGGCGTGGCGCCAGTGATCCCGATGCGAACAGCCAGCTTTATCAGATCGCTCGCGTGCTGGCGGAAAGCGCCGGCATGCGTCAGCTGGAAATAGCCTTCGTCGGCATCACCTGGCCGCGCTTGGATGAAGTCCTGCAGCGCCTCGCCCGTTTGAAACCCAAGGGTATTTTGATGGTACCCTATCTCCTTTTTCCCGGAGTCCTGGCGACGCGCATCGGCCAGATGTTCGATACCTTCGTCGCTCAGCATCCCTGGATCCGCGGCGAACGCGTGGGGCCTTTGGGAGTGACCACAGCCCTTTGCGAAGCGGTCGAGGATAGAATCGCCGATGCCCGCGGCACGCCGCGCTATGCTTTGCCCTGCGTCAGCTGTCAGTATCGGGTTCCGCTCGGGGCTCTGCAGGAACAGGTGGGCGGCATGAAAAGCCTTCTGTGGAGCGTTCGGCATCAGGCCACGCATCAGCAGGGCAAGCCGCATCAGCATGCGCATGCGCCCCTGAAAAAACATGTGCTGGTCTGCACCAATCACGATTGCAATAACAAAGGATCAACGGTCATCGCCGAAACCATGCAGCGCGAACTGCGAAAACTTTCTTTGCATCGCGAATACCGCGTGACGCGTACGAGCTGCCTCGGACGCTGCGGTGAAGGCCCCACGGTTGCGGTTTATCCCGATGGGATCTGGTATCGCAATTTTCAAA